One genomic segment of Centroberyx gerrardi isolate f3 chromosome 4, fCenGer3.hap1.cur.20231027, whole genome shotgun sequence includes these proteins:
- the LOC144538553 gene encoding mannose-binding protein C-like has protein sequence MRLCFLFCVLSLLAPLGHSQLQGPSGPKGDRGFPGLPGAKAAEDQDYLDYLEYLDDLDDLDYLGHLGHLGHKDHLNQDNDSTSSEFEALKNSIAKLELAVNYDFIRKAGQKYFVSYKERNSFSKAAEFCSQRGLELALPQNDEENNILTQFFGTVYKEAWINVNNKKAEGNFETDMKNRPLTFTKWGEGQPDRSIGDTGCTKVSDTGVWQVTKECFINAFIICEL, from the exons ATGAGGCTGTGTTTCCTATTCTGCGTCCTCTCCCTGCTGGCTCCTCTTGGCCACAGTCAGCTTCAAGGTCCTTCTGGTCCCAAAGGGGACAGGGGATTTCCTGGATTACCGGGAGCAAAAG CTgct GAGGATCAGGACTACCTGGACTACCTGGAGTATCTGGACGACCTGGACGACCTGGACTACCTGGGCCACCTGGGCCACCTGGGCCACAAGGATCATCTGAATCAAGACAATG ATTCCACAAGTTCCGAGTTTGAAGCCTTAAAGAACAGCATTGCTAAATTAGAGCTAG CTGTAAACTACGACTTTATCCGGAAGGCTGGTCAGAAGTACTTTGTGTCCTACAAGGAGAGAAACTCTTTCTCCAAAGCGGCCGAGTTCTGCTCCCAGCGAGGCTTAGAGCTGGCTTTGCCCCAAAACGACGAGGAGAACAACATACTCACTCAGTTCTTTGGGACAGTTTACAAAGAGGCTTGGATCAACGTCAACAATAAGAAAGCGGAGGGGAATTTTGAGACGGATATGAAAAATCGACCCCTGACTTTTACCAAATGGGGAGAAGGGCAGCCAGACAGGTCCATCGGGGATACAGGCTGCACCAAGGTGTCAGACACCGGTGTCTGGCAAGTGACGAAGGAATGCTTCATAAATGCCTTCATCATCTGTGAGTTATAG
- the LOC144537826 gene encoding dispanin subfamily A member 2b-like, with translation MEPPTYQHSELVPMKDSRHEGQPAGPSVVQYTTVRVDRTEPMPRDHIIWSLCCLLYANPLCLGLAAFCYSIKARDRKVAGDLEGARRHGSTALCLNIFALILVVIMVILFFVYFGRIIVYLHRIIHFS, from the exons ATGGAGCCTCCAACATATCAGCATTCAGAGTTAGTTCCAATGAAGGACAGCAGACATGAGGGACAGCCTGCCGGCCCGTCGGTGGTTCAGTACACCACCGTGAGGGTCGACCGCACCGAGCCGATGCCCCGGGACCACATCATCTGGTCCCTCTGCTGCCTCCTTTACGCAAACCCCCTCTGCCTCGGGTTGGCCGCGTTCTGCTACTCAATCAAG GCTAGAGACAGGAAGGTGGCAGGAGACTTGGAGGGCGCCAGAAGGCACGGCTCCACCGCCCTCTGCCTCAACATCTTCGCCCTGATCCTGGTGGTCATCATGGTCATTCTTTTCTTCGTCTATTTTGGCAGAATCATCGTCTACTTGCATCGAATCATTCATTTTTCGTAG
- the LOC139912903 gene encoding interferon-induced transmembrane protein 3-like, whose product MEPPTYHQSEFVPMKESRYEGPAVAQHTTVRIDRTEPLPRDHIIWSLCCLLYANPLCLGLAAFCYSIKARDRKVAGDMQGARRHASNALCLNIFALVLVVIMVILFFVYLANISWYLNQMIHRV is encoded by the exons ATGGAGCCTCCAACATATCACCAGTCAGAGTTTGTTCCAATGAAGGAGAGCAGGTATGAGGGACCCGCGGTGGCTCAGCACACCACCGTGAGGATCGACCGCACCGAGCCTCTGCCCCGGGACCACATCATCTGGTCACTCTGCTGCCTCCTTTACGCAAACCCCCTCTGCCTCGGGTTGGCGGCCTTCTGCTACTCAATCAAG GCTAGAGACAGGAAGGTGGCAGGAGACATGCAGGGCGCCAGAAGGCACGCCTCCAACGCCCTCTGCCTCAACATCTTCGCCCTGGTCCTGGTGGTCATCATGGTCATTCTTTTCTTCGTCTATCTTGCCAACATCTCCTGGTACTTGAATCAAATGATTCATCGTGTGTAG
- the LOC139912905 gene encoding mannose-binding protein C-like, with translation MKLCLLFCVLSLLAPLGHSQLQGPPGPKGDRGLPGFTGLMGAKGEMGGSFTWLPVARIKFKTLVLPYKGCLDLRDQGEHLDQLDHKENLDQLGYEDHVYQDNAIQVEYTFHQINSTSSEFEALKNSIAKLELAVNYDFIRKAGQKYFVSYKERNSFSEAAEFCSQRGLELALPQNDEENNILTQFFGTVYKEAWINVNNKKAEGNFETDMKNRPLTFTKWGEGQPDRSIGDTGCTKVSDTGVWQVTKECFINAFIICEL, from the exons ATGAAGCTGTGTCTCCTTTTCTGCGTCCTCTCCCTGCTGGCTCCTCTTGGCCACAGTCAGCTTCAAGGTCCTCCTGGTCCCAAAGGGGACAGGGGATTGCCTGGGTTTACTGGATTGATGGGAGCAAAAGGTGAAATGGGTGG TTCCTTCACTTGGCTCCCTGTGGCTCGTATCAAATTCAAAACTCTGGTGCTGCCGTACAAG GGTTGCCTGGATTTGCGGGACCAAGGGGAGCACCTGGACCAGTTGGACCACAAGGAGAACCTGGACCAGCTGGGCTACGAGGATCATGTGTATCAAGACAATGCCATACAGGTAGAGTATACCTTCCATCAGATAA ATTCCACAAGTTCCGAGTTCGAAGCCTTAAAGAACAGCATTGCTAAATTAGAGCTAG CTGTAAACTACGACTTTATCCGGAAAGCTGGTCAGAAGTACTTTGTGTCCTACAAGGAGAGAAACTCTTTCTCCGAAGCGGCCGAGTTCTGCTCCCAGCGAGGCTTAGAGCTGGCTTTGCCCCAAAACGACGAGGAGAACAACATACTCACTCAGTTCTTTGGGACAGTTTACAAAGAGGCTTGGATCAACGTCAACAATAAGAAAGCGGAGGGGAATTTTGAGACGGATATGAAAAATCGACCCCTGACTTTTACCAAATGGGGAGAAGGGCAGCCAGACAGGTCCATCGGGGATACAGGCTGCACCAAGGTGTCAGACACCGGTGTCTGGCAAGTGACGAAGGAATGCTTCATAAATGCCTTCATCATCTGTGAGTTATAG